A genomic segment from Terriglobia bacterium encodes:
- a CDS encoding restriction endonuclease subunit S — translation MRHLDWVDGLPDQWEAKPLRATAGYVVSNVDKVPAECEMPVRLCNYTDVYNNEFITLALDFMQSTASEDEIRKFKLLVDDVVITKDSESWDDIGVPAHVRETAGDLVCGYHLALLRPHKQRVDGAFLFRCLQAKPIRVQLELAANGVTRFGIPKSEIGAMMLPVPPLRQQRIIADYLDRETARLDGLVAAKERVLGLLAEKRRALVTRAVTRGFDPRAPLRYSGIPWLGEIPIHWELKRAKWLFRERDERSTTGEETLLSLRMELGLVPHNEVSEKQTRAEELIGYKKTSLNEIVLNRMRAASGLVAVSPKDGLVSPDYAVFQAAPDTDPRYFAHLFRTELLQAVFRSESTGLGTGSSGFLRLYSENFLSLWLPCPSYREQRSILEHVANETARLDALRAATERTIALLKERRAALIAAAVTGRIDLQGVGHENDVAAVHDDRVLRRQ, via the coding sequence GTGAGGCACCTGGACTGGGTCGACGGACTCCCGGACCAGTGGGAGGCGAAGCCTCTTCGCGCGACTGCAGGCTACGTTGTCAGTAACGTGGACAAGGTGCCGGCGGAGTGCGAAATGCCCGTTCGCCTCTGTAACTACACGGACGTTTACAACAACGAGTTCATCACGCTCGCTTTGGACTTCATGCAGTCGACCGCGTCGGAGGACGAGATCAGAAAGTTTAAGTTGCTGGTTGACGATGTGGTCATCACGAAGGACTCGGAATCCTGGGATGACATCGGCGTACCTGCACATGTACGGGAGACCGCCGGCGATCTGGTCTGCGGCTATCACCTCGCGCTTCTTCGGCCGCACAAGCAGAGGGTGGACGGGGCGTTCCTATTCCGGTGCCTCCAGGCGAAGCCGATTCGTGTGCAGTTGGAGTTGGCGGCGAATGGTGTGACGCGTTTCGGGATTCCGAAATCGGAGATCGGGGCGATGATGCTACCCGTTCCGCCACTGCGGCAGCAGCGCATCATCGCCGACTACCTAGATCGCGAAACCGCGCGGCTAGATGGACTGGTGGCGGCGAAGGAGCGCGTGCTGGGCCTGTTGGCCGAAAAGCGCCGGGCGCTCGTCACTCGCGCCGTCACCCGGGGCTTCGATCCTCGCGCCCCCCTCCGCTACTCGGGCATCCCTTGGCTTGGTGAAATCCCGATACATTGGGAACTGAAGCGGGCGAAGTGGCTGTTCCGAGAGCGAGATGAGCGATCCACTACGGGAGAGGAGACCCTCCTGTCCCTACGCATGGAACTCGGGCTGGTTCCACACAACGAAGTGTCGGAAAAACAAACGCGAGCCGAGGAACTGATCGGGTACAAGAAAACGTCGCTCAACGAGATCGTTCTGAACCGGATGCGCGCGGCGAGCGGCTTGGTCGCGGTATCCCCGAAGGACGGGTTGGTGAGTCCGGACTACGCGGTCTTTCAAGCTGCGCCTGATACTGATCCGCGTTACTTCGCGCATCTATTCAGGACCGAACTGCTTCAAGCTGTTTTCCGTTCGGAATCAACGGGTCTAGGTACGGGATCATCCGGGTTTCTTCGGCTCTACTCTGAGAACTTCCTGTCCTTATGGCTTCCCTGCCCGTCATATCGAGAGCAGCGCTCGATCCTCGAACACGTTGCGAACGAGACCGCCAGGCTGGATGCCCTTCGCGCCGCGACCGAGCGCACAATCGCTCTGCTCAAGGAGCGCCGCGCTGCGCTCATCGCCGCGGCGGTGACGGGGCGGATTGATTTGCAAGGAGTCGGGCACGAGAATGATGTTGCGGCAGTCCATGACGACCGGGTCCTGAGGCGGCAATGA